From the Actinomadura luzonensis genome, the window AGCCGCGAGCGCGCCCCGGAGCGGACGTTGACGGCGGTGCGGACCATGGCCCCGGTGCCGGGCATGCCGCCGAACAGCGGCGTGACCAGGTTGGCCAGCCCCTGCCCGAACAGCTCCCTGTCGGGGTCGTGCCGCGGCCCGCGGGTCATGCCGTCGGTGACCGAGGCCGACAGCAGGGACTCGAGGGCGGCGAGCGCGGCCACCGCGACGGCGGGCGCCAGCAGCGACGGCAGCGCGGCCGGGTCGAAGAAGGCGAACGACGGCGCGGGCAGCCCGGCCGGCATGTCGCCGATCCTGGCCAGCGGCAGCTCCGCGGCTTCGGCGACGACGGTGGCGACGACCACGGCGAGCAGCGAGAACGGCACCGTGGGCCGCAGGCTCGCCCCCACGAGCAGCACCGCGGCGACGCCCAGCGTGACGCACATGGCCCACCAGTGCGGACGGGCCAGGAAGTCGAGGAGGGCGTGCCAGGCGACGACGGCGACCTTGTCGTGGCCGCTCGCCTCGACGCCGAGCGCGGACGGCAGCTGCTGGAGACCGATCACGCAGGCCACCCCCACGGTGAACCCGGCGACCACGGGCGCGGGCACGAGCGCGATGTAGCGCCCGGCACGGGCCAGCGCGAGCCCGATCAGCAGCAGCCCGGCCAGCGCGCCCACGGTGAGCACCCCGGCAGGCCCGTGGACGCTCATGATCGGCATGAGGATGACGGTCATGGCCCCGCTCGTGCCGGTGACCTGGACCCGCGAGCCGCCGAAGACGGCGGCCAGCGCGCCGGCGACGACGGCTGTGGCCAGGCCGGACTCGGCGCCCATGCCGGAGCTGATGCCGAAGCCCAGTGCGAGGGGCAGGGCGACGATCGCCACGGTGAGCCCGGCCACGAGGTCGCTGCGCGGGGTGCGGCCCATGGCGGCGAGGTCGGCGGGGTCGGGCAGGACGCCGCGCAGGCGCGCCCGGACGGAGGACATGCGCGCCCCCATCACGAACCGTGATCCTGGACGAACGTACGGTAGTCATACAAATGCGTAATTGGGCCTTCCATTTCTTCTCCTTCTGGTAAAGCGAACCCCGCAATGCCCCAAATTGCATAACTATGCAATTGGCCAAACAGTTGTCAGAATATCAAGGACACCCGGTCCGACCTGGTTGCGCACCGGCGATCTCGCGCAGAGCGCAAAGCAGCATTACGGGTCAAGCCGCACAAATCGCCAACAAGGAGAATGCCCGATTTGCGGCTTGAATAGCCTCCGGTTCGACCTCGCTCAGCGGACGGCCGTCGGCGATGAGCTGCCAGGTGCGGCGCGCGAGCACCCGCTGGGCGGCCAGCACCTGGGCGGCGAGCAGCGCGGCGGTCAGCTCGTCCAGCCCGCCGCCCGTGCCCGCCGGAGCACCGGCGCCGCTTGACGCCCTCCCTGGCAGGGGCTCGGACAGGGCCTCGGCGAGGGCGCGCTCGTCGCGGGAGATCTGCTGGAACAGCCGGGCCTGGAGGCTCGGCGTCGAGAACACCATGCGGTGGAAGGCCACGACCTCGGGGTGGTCGTTGAGGCCGGTGACGGGGTCGCGGCGGGCGAGCCCGTCGAGGAAGTGGCGGCGCAGCGCCTCCAGCGGCGGCTCGCCCGCCGCCCGCCCCCGCACCACGCGGGCCGCCTCGCCCTCGTGGTCGGCGATGCGGTGCAGGACCAGGTCCTCCTTGGCCGGGAAGTACTTGAACAGCGTCGGCTTGGACACCCCGGCCGCCGCCGCGATCTCGGCCACGGGCACCTCGTCGAAGCCGCGCCGCAGGAACAGCGCGACCGCCGCGCCGGAGATGGCCTCGCGCACGCGCAGGCGCTGGAGCTGCCGCAGTCCCGTCATGCCGCCACTCTAGCAAAGTGTTAACCTGGTCAAAGATTTAACCGGGTCAACGCTTTCAGGGGGTGCGATGGGGACGCTCGACGAGGAGCGGCGGCACGTCGAACGCTGCCGGGCCGGGCTGCGCCGGATGCTGGAGGGCGCGCGGGACAACGTGATCGTCGGGGAGACCGTGGCCGGCGACCGCTACAGCGCCGAACGACTCGGCCGCCACCTCAAGAGCCTGGCCAAGGAGCTGAGCGAGGAGCCCGAGGGCCCGCCGTTCTTCGGCCGCCTCGACTTCGGGCCGGGCTCGGCCGAGCACCGGGGGCGCGCGTACCACATCGGCCGGCGGCACATCGCCGGCGAGCACGGCGGCCCGCCGGTGGTGGTCGACTGGCGCGCCCCGGTCGCGCGGGCCTTCTACCGGGCCAGTGCCCGCGACCCGCAGGGCGTCGCGGTGCGCCGCCGCTTCGGCTGGTCGGGCACGACGCTGACCTCGTACGAGGACGAACGACTCGACCAGGGCGAGCCGGGCGGGCAGGGCGGGAGCCGCCTCCTGGCGGCCGAGATCGAACGCCCCCGCGTCGGCCCCATGCGCGACATCGTCGCCACCATCCAGCCCGAGCAGGACGACCTCGTCCGCGCCGGCCTCGACACCAGCATCTGCGTCCAGGGCGCGCCCGGCACCGGCAAGACCGCCGTGGGCCTGCACCGGGCCGCGTACCTGCTGTACGCCCACCGCCGCCGCCTGGAGCGCGGCGGCGTGCTGGTCCTCGGCCCGAACCGGGCCTTCCTCGGCTACATCTCGGCCGTCCT encodes:
- a CDS encoding SulP family inorganic anion transporter → MSSVRARLRGVLPDPADLAAMGRTPRSDLVAGLTVAIVALPLALGFGISSGMGAESGLATAVVAGALAAVFGGSRVQVTGTSGAMTVILMPIMSVHGPAGVLTVGALAGLLLIGLALARAGRYIALVPAPVVAGFTVGVACVIGLQQLPSALGVEASGHDKVAVVAWHALLDFLARPHWWAMCVTLGVAAVLLVGASLRPTVPFSLLAVVVATVVAEAAELPLARIGDMPAGLPAPSFAFFDPAALPSLLAPAVAVAALAALESLLSASVTDGMTRGPRHDPDRELFGQGLANLVTPLFGGMPGTGAMVRTAVNVRSGARSRLAALSHAAILAAIVCTAAGLVSKIPLAALAGVLLATSIRMIEVDAVRAMFRSTRADAVVLVLTAVATLTLDTVLAIIVGFVVAGALALRTLARNVRLDAEPLRNEAHLQHTEDEHALLAEHIVTYRLAGPLFFAAAHRFLLELSEVTDVSVVVLRMSRVTTIDASGALVLGDAIERLERRGILVYVSGIPDGHHQPLEALGVIARLDEAGQVFATTTEAIAAARDRLRSSGILPRLAG
- a CDS encoding TetR family transcriptional regulator — encoded protein: MTGLRQLQRLRVREAISGAAVALFLRRGFDEVPVAEIAAAAGVSKPTLFKYFPAKEDLVLHRIADHEGEAARVVRGRAAGEPPLEALRRHFLDGLARRDPVTGLNDHPEVVAFHRMVFSTPSLQARLFQQISRDERALAEALSEPLPGRASSGAGAPAGTGGGLDELTAALLAAQVLAAQRVLARRTWQLIADGRPLSEVEPEAIQAANRAFSLLAICAA